The Mytilus galloprovincialis chromosome 3, xbMytGall1.hap1.1, whole genome shotgun sequence genomic interval TGTTAGTGTATATTGGTGACAGGTCATTATATAATTGTCATagttaagattttttattttctttatagatTCCACAAATAGCAGTATTACAAGAAGCTAGAAAAATTGTGTTTACAAAAGAAAATGATTCTTGGGTTACTGAGACCATTGAAAGGATAAGAGGTATGTTGAAATAGTTTATAAAGAAGACACCAGCTAATATActtactttaaattcagaaattattgcaatgtttttttattgcgaaaaatgcaacagggttatatcgcaataataaaaactcgcattttagatttttttacatgaatcaaacaggatttttctaaatattgcaaaaattaaaattgcattttagtcttaaatgacaaaactACAATAATAAATTCACGCAATAATTCAGAATTTAAAGTACTTACAAGTGTAGACagtttggaaaataaaaaatccATATAAACAACACAAGGATCTTATCTTAATCTTGTatgattgttgttttattgaCACATATCCCTTTTCTCCTATTTTTTCATAGATGTATGTCATACAGAATAAGAGGTGAAAGATGCCAAGGGGATTTGAATCTCGTTTAAGAGAAAATAACaatgccatgacaaaaaaaatgaaagacaatgaAAAGGTTAACAAGTTTACAGAACACCACAAAGAATATTACATTAAAAGCttaaaaaatttgcaaaaataagATTTGGGCATTCTTTTCCGTTATCCCAATGTATTTTTGCAAAAGCTACCTTTTAAAAATTGCTGGATTCATTCCCGTCTATTACTTTTAATGGACATTTAATTTAAAACCATTTAGATGTATACACATGCCTGTAGGGAACTAGGGTTGACAAAAACTGCCTCCTTGTGAAATTACCTAGGTgtataaaaaaacatgcattttaaCTAAAACAACATGGCAACAACCAAAACTTGAAACCCAACATTTGGTAATGTGTATTCGACTcagatcttaattgactaggCTTGCTAATTTTACGGTCAAATTTCAATGATATCTCTGGGCCTTCCAGCTTCCATCACTAATTAAAAATGGTCTTGGGAATGTAACCAAGAGTGCTGAAAGAGTCTTTAGATTTTTAACTTAgacataatataaaaagaaaagggTTCTATTGCTGTAATTGTATCCTTTTTACTTGAGAATTAAAATTTAAGCTAGTACATATTGATACTTCTATTTTATGGTTAATATAGTAAcctatttttgcaatttttaacaGAATAGACAGCGATTAAGAAATCTGTGtgttaaataaatgtgttatttcctttttcagaaaaaGAGACTATAAGACAATTGATGCCTGCAGGAAATGTAGCTCATGGTCTGGTATGGTCACATTATGCAGGATTACTTCAATACATCCTACCAGGTATactttttgtaaatgatttttatgccccatttattggtATTATGTTTTTTGGTTTGTGCTTCTGTTTGTCCATCCAATAGTTCATTTGTCCGTTTATTCGTTCGTCCCTTCGTTCGTTCATTTGTCCATTTATTcgttgtccgttcgttcgtcaaAATGATAGTTCGGATGGCTCATCTgtgtacttttttgtttttatcttttttcattgATGATGTTAATAACTAGAAGTGTATTTTTAAAGTACACACCACTTCTAAGACTGTCAGGTGGAAGTAAGAAAACCAAACATAAAAAGTCATGAACAAAACATTAGTTCAACTTAGTCATTGCTGTGCATATGAACAAAACATGTTAGCATTAAAACCCATTGCTGTTTTGTTTGAATTTCTGCTTTGCATTAGTATGagctatgataaaaaaaaaaccattacaagTTATTTGTGGACTTCCTAGGGGCCCTTTGTGATGGCTAATCTTTTAGTATTCTCCAGTTTGTTCTTacattcagtttattgattttagtttttttcaaCTGTAAATCTGCGGTTATTTAGCATGTCTTACCAATTTTCTccttaattaattattttaaatttatatttacctGCATATGACATGTACAGtttaatcatttgtttatttttcacagATTTGGAAAATAAACTGATAGAATCAGATTGGTATCAATCAACCTCCCTTCAGAACCATGTGTCAACAAAGTTTTATGAAATGGTACCAACATCATGTACTTGCCATTTTGATCTGTCAAAAATAGATGAAAATATCAAACTGGTTAAAGTTTTGGAACTTTCCAATACAATTAGAGGGGGAAACATTAGAAAATTTGCTGTCAAACTTTACAGTATTACTGATGGTGATCAGGTGAATAGTTATTTTTGGTGTCTTTATCAAGAAGccttgattattttatttttttccttctaTATCATCAGTTTTGGAAAATCATGTGTTGGTCATAATTTCATTGTTTATGTTCAGTAACCTTGAGCTCCTGTCCAAATCATTTTTACAAGGGCATATCATTGTGCGCTTGCATGAGACATTGTAGTTCAATTAAGCAAAACCTGCCAATGTTTTCGTTTTCATTTATTAAcccatttgaaaaaaatcaatgcatAATTGCAGATATGACTTTAAGAAAATCAGTATAAGTTAaagataaaaagatgtggtattagtatatgattgccaatggggcATCACTCCACCAGAGCATGTAAACAAATTTTCAGATTTCtcaaattgtggttatataatcATATTGTAACTGAGTGTTTTTTAAGGGTTTAATGaatctacattttttttctatagaccTTGAGAATAATTGTTTCACAAAAAATGAACCACTCATATTATATATTATGTTTGTTCATACTTTTCAAATACCTTTTCAGACATATTTCTGCATTTGTGAATACCCAAGTGCCATAGGGGCAATGAAAGCAATGGAAGATCACCATTTAGCAAAGTTTAGTATAGATGACAAGAAGTTACAGTTAGCAAGGTTTTACTATACCATGAACTCTGTGATAAACCACTTTGACATATCTAGAAATAAAGCAAGAGTTGTTCTTTTCAATGGtaatatacaaaaattaaaaatttataatacaaaatttagtcttgATAttgataatagtaataataaattATGATAATAAATTTTTGCACATCGTATAAATTAAAAGGGACTTGGCATCATATGTGGTACTGGTACTTgttatatgtaaaaagtaaaatcacaaaaatactgatctccgaggaagGAAAACTCAAAATGGAAAGTTTGGTAAATGAGTCAGCAACCCATgtaacacaaataaccaaaagactTCTAGagatagtcttcaacaataaagtTGTCTATTTGCAATATATCTAGTGTTTGAAACCAGCATAAAAAAACAAGCCATTCCTGCCAATTATAAATCACCTCCTATCTAAAATTTACCTGTCTGAACAGACTTTTTTTGTTTCATAAACTCTaatgtaacataaaaaaataattatgaaatcaCCTAATTTGTTTTTACAGATGAAACTGAGAAAGTGTCTGAAGTTTTAGTAAAAGCAATAAAACAAGATTTACAGTTAActgaaaaagttatgccaaagGTTTGTATTAATGTCAAACTTGTTTTTCCTTTATAATAGTGTTCACCTGCTCAAACTTAATACTGAAACATTGATtaagtatactgtggattcattattattctttggataccaatttttgtgggttttgtgggtacaagtgaaccacgaattcaaatgttcaacgaatatcatATATTCAATAGGCTTTGTCTACTGAggttggcaaaaccacaaaaccAAATATTCACAAATATGTAAGTTTACAGCAATCcacgaaaaaaatgtttttgtctgCAGCCTTTTTGTTGTTTCTAGTTCTATGATGTTTTACTTTAATTATGACTAtaagttttaatttaaaatgtacagtatctatcatttttttttaaatctatggcCACAcacataatataaatagtattGATATCTAAATCATTTTCAGGAAAGCCCAATCACCAGGCCTAAGCTGGAAGACTTGGAACCTACACCAGAACTTGAATACCAATATCAGGTTTATATAGCTCATTCTGAAGACACAGAAGACAAACGGAGTGCCAAAGAAATTATTGAATACCTGGAAGAGAAGGGGATACACAGTATCCTGAAAAATCCTGATAGCCCAAATGACCCAGAGGTGAAGTCTAATACACTAATTAAAGCTGTGCAGAATTGTAGATGGTTTATTTTTCTGATGACACAGAATTCAGTTAAAGACAAGATGCTACAGCTGAGGGTACTGGCTGCGCTCCATGATGGTATCCTCAAAAGAAGAGTAAGGGTAATTCCTGTGGTAGACAGACGTAATGACATCTACATACCTGATGCTCTACAGTGGGTCACTTATGTACCTTATAATGGACAAACAAAATCTCATCTTAAAAGTCTACACAATATTGTCAGTGGTAAGTGCCTGTAATATATCACAGAAAAATGTAATCTTTCTTTGTTGGGTTTAGTAGCTTTGTGATGGATGTATAATACCAATTTTTATGCAACCGACACATGTTTCTGAAATAAGCTTCATCAGGTCTGCTAGAAGTGAAAAGGGCAGGAAACTATATTAATAATAGATTTCAAAGTATCAAAACCAAAATAGACTGTGACAAAACAGTGTTTATTCTTGCAAAATTTTGATGATTCCATGGAAAAAATCATGAAGATgtagtttagtttaagtatagAAATCAATGTTGCTGTGGTGAATGTATGATAATCTTCTAATTgctttgtaaaattaaaaagaaaataaaacactttcAAGTCAATTTAATTATGAAATGGGTGGATTATTCTTTAAGAGAAACTGACAGATCTGTTaacaatttgttttgttttaggagAAGATTTTCCTTTGAAAACAGAGATGTTACTTCCTGCTGGAGATGTAGCCAATGGTCTTGCCTGGGGTTATGTTGTTAATTATTTAAGAGTTATCTTACCAGGTAAGGTCATTAATGGCGCTCGCGGGtcttaatcaattttttttatttaatataggacttcgctatatttttctatatatgaaatttatcttatacttaatagaaaaacgaaataaaaaaatagggtaaccgttcatttaagctcactaTCTACCTTGGAAAgaaaatgtccttttttctgttgacctaataggagaaatagaggtaatatcgaaataaaaaagagaTCAAAATTACAGAAGTCCcttcaattttacaatttagtTTATGTATaacttattcgaaaacaacaataaaaaaataggtcaccgatgagttaaaaaagatatttcaattttaatgccaaaaaattgcatcaaagtgagataattttgaattttttcaatgatatttgcattttaaaagtcacctggggccaacatgcattgattttttggaatgattttttaaCCATATGATGAAGTAATAACtaataaaggtaataaataaaatatgtaatgaataataaacctttatttttttctaaaaatttatacctgcgagcctccttaagtATACTatgagagagaaagagagagtaTATAGTGTGTCAGTGTGAATGACTGCTGTGATGACATCTAAATATTAAAGCTATTTTTATGGACTGATATTCTTTTTTATCTTATAAGGAAAGATTATTTGCAGAGGTATATTTAAGGTGGTTTAATTTATGGTTAATGCATTAGACTTTTTACATGTTTCACTAAAAATGTTGTCAATGACGTTTGGTGGATGCAAACTAACGTTAGAAAAAAAggaattcaacattttttttcatttaaaaagggacataactctagaacttTTTAAAGAGACACCACCATGATTGGGTCTGTGTTTTGCGGTTATAAGCATTATAAATAAGAGTTTCAggacatttggttgaggcaaactaatgtTAGAGCACtaaaaccaattttgggacatacGTACAGATGTACAAAAGGACAAGGATATGATTTAATGCCCCTCCACTACAGCatgtacataaaatatttcaGCAAGTCAGTATGTCAGCATAAGGCTGTGTGTTATGTAGCATTATCAGTGCCAGATGTTGCCTCTTGTTACAGatctttatttttagaaaatattatgtGGATCGAGATCGTTgattgtctttgtaaattattcaATGCTTATTTAAACAAAGTGTGCATAGTTGTAGAAGACTGCATGTTGACCTCTGCATGTTTTTGGGGTGTaggatttttttgtaatgttggaTTGTTGTTTCATTAAGCATATCACACATATAAGACTTTGATTTTTCTGTTGTATAGCTTTTCCTCACTCTTTTCAGATAAGATTCTTTCAAATTGATGATTTTCagtattttcttctttttatagaTGCCTTGAAAAACATTGACCAGTCTTTTAAGAAAAAGGATATCAGCAATTATAAATGTCCTGAAACTTTGTTTATTATTATACCAAAGAGTTGTGATGCTAAAGGTGTgatgaaagacaaaaatgacagaaTTACTAATTTTACAACTACTCCTGATATTCATCCTTTTGGTGGATCTTCAAGTAGACCGTTTTCttgtcaaatatataaaattactgATCAACCGGTAAGTCTGTTTTCATACATTAGTTCATACTTTAAATATTGGAAGGATAATATTGGGATAGAAACAGAATGTGACCAGTGGGTACACAGGGTAGAATATAATGATATGATAACTGATTATTAAATGCTTGTGTAT includes:
- the LOC143068472 gene encoding uncharacterized protein LOC143068472 — protein: MTTIQVFLSHSNELDDQQLVFDEILPKLEAFKDLNILTQDELQPGQIFLSSLTELVDKVDKTLLFITKNAMQSSWCNLELLIGLERSQRKQQLSVVLLLHGIEEKDIPQIAVLQEARKIVFTKENDSWVTETIERIREKETIRQLMPAGNVAHGLVWSHYAGLLQYILPDLENKLIESDWYQSTSLQNHVSTKFYEMVPTSCTCHFDLSKIDENIKLVKVLELSNTIRGGNIRKFAVKLYSITDGDQTYFCICEYPSAIGAMKAMEDHHLAKFSIDDKKLQLARFYYTMNSVINHFDISRNKARVVLFNDETEKVSEVLVKAIKQDLQLTEKVMPKESPITRPKLEDLEPTPELEYQYQVYIAHSEDTEDKRSAKEIIEYLEEKGIHSILKNPDSPNDPEVKSNTLIKAVQNCRWFIFLMTQNSVKDKMLQLRVLAALHDGILKRRVRVIPVVDRRNDIYIPDALQWVTYVPYNGQTKSHLKSLHNIVSGEDFPLKTEMLLPAGDVANGLAWGYVVNYLRVILPDALKNIDQSFKKKDISNYKCPETLFIIIPKSCDAKGVMKDKNDRITNFTTTPDIHPFGGSSSRPFSCQIYKITDQPDKYFIGQYAAPITCLHEMKEWRIAGVTADTILSEAYNFYKIVKNLMESADPVKAKCCEFIYFDDEKDSLADIMEKRIG